In Lactococcus lactis, the sequence TTTTTGGAATTGTTTGCCTTTAAAATGATTCATTACTCTGTCCTCTCTGTCTTTTTTCTCAATTTTACACTAAAATAGATTTTTTGGAAAACTTTGCAACAGAACCCTTCAAGTAATTTTTTATCTTGTAAAGCTAATCGTTGTTGCTGGTCTAGCAAACTAGTCAAAATTTCTATTTGCTTGTTTTGAGCGGTTGCTCCTTTGTACGTTTCATCTTCTAGCTTATAACTGTTATCATTTAAAATCTTTTCGGTATTGAAGAAATAAATATAGTCCACTAACAAAACAAGCAATCCCATATTTAAACATAAAAAATTGATTGACTAAATATCCTCTTGGAAAAAACATATCACATGCGATAATAGCAACCAACATAACGTAGGCGCTTTTTAAACTAATCAACAAGGTTCTTTCGTCACTTTTACCCATTTTTATAGAATAAGTAACTACAAAAATAGCACTGAACATAACAAATATAAAACCAATTCCCACAAGTAGATTAAAATTGCCAATTGATTGTTCCGACCATTCCTTCAGAGGATAGAACATGGCTTCTGGTATATCACTTAAACTTTTAATTTTCATTTTCTGCTCCTCCTAAATCATAAGAAAAAATATCTGTTATATCTACTTTGAAAAAAGTTGCTATTCTAAATGCTAACAAAAGAGTAGGAATATACTTCCCTTTTTCCATAACAAATATTGTTTGTTTAGACACTCCTATTTTATCTGCTAATTCCTTTTGAGATAATCGAGCTAATACACGAAATTCATATACTTTATTGTTAATGGAATCGCCAAAGTCTTTTTTCATAAACTGACCTCCTTAAAACAATAATACAACAAACTTTTAAAAAAAGTAAAGTATAATTATATTTAATATATTTATTATTTACTTAACCAAAAATAGAAAACTAGTCATAACTTCCCATCATGTCTAATTTTTAAACTTTGAGTTGATATGAGAGCGCAAAATTACTTCCTAGATTTATCGTTTACAATCAGTCCAAAGTTTCAGGATTTTCCATTCAAATTATGTTTTAATAGTATTAAAATAACTGATGGAGAATATTTAATATGAAAATAGGTAAGCGAATTTTATTAGGTTTAGTGGCAGTATGTGCTTTATTTTTAGGAATTATCTATTTTTGGGGGTATAAATTCAACATATATTTAGTACCACCCTCCCCTCAGAAGTATGTTCGAGTTGCCTTAAAAAATATGGATGAACTTGGGCTATTTACTGATTCAAAAGAATGGGTAGAAACTAAAAAAAAGACGATAGAAGAAACATCAAATGCTAAAAACTATGCAGAAACAATCCCTTTTTTACAAAAAGCGATTAAAGTTGCAGGAGGAAAGCATTCTTTTATTGAACATGAAGAAGACATATCAAAAAGAAGCATTACAAAATATATAAAACCAAAGGCAGAAATCGAAGGCAACACTTTAATATTAACTATTCCTGAATTTACTGGAAATAATAGTCAAGCATCTGATTACGCTAATTTTTTAGAATCTTCATTGCATAAAAACAACTATAATGGGGTAATTGTTGATTTGAGGGGGAATAGAGGTGGAGACTTATCTCCTATGGTATTAGGATTATCCCCCCTATTGCCTGATGGAACTCTATTTACTTATGTTGATAAAAGTAGTCATTCTAAACCTGTTGAACTACAAAATGGAGAAATAAATAGTGGCGGGTCATCAACAAAAGTAAGTGATAATAAAAAAATTAAAAAAGCTCCTATTGCTGTATTAATAGATAATAATACAGGGAGCTCCGGCGAATTAACCGCTTTGTGCTTTAAGGGAATACCTAATGTTAAATTTTTGGGTTCTGATTCAGCAGGTTATACTTCTGCTAATCAAACCGTCTATTTATATGATGGCTCAACATTACAAATAACTTCTGCTTTTGTAAAAGACAGAACAAATAATATTTATAAAAATTTTCCTATTAGTCCGGACATTCAAACAAATAATGCTAAAAGTTCTGCAATAGAATGGATAAAATCTCAAATAAAGTAAAGCAAAAAGACTTGCCAAGAAAAACATATGGTAAGTCTTTTTTGCTAGTCAAAACTTAACGTTACTTACTATGATATACCGAAAGCAAGTACCAATGCAGGTAAAATGTTGTTTAAAAAGTGTATAGCTATACTAACTTCTAATCGTCTTGTCTTAAAGTAAGCTATAGCACAGGTCAATCCAATTAAACCATAAATAAGAAAACTGATGATGTTTGTTGGGGAGTGCATCAACCCAAAAAGCACACTACTTACAATAATTCCAACAACTGGAAGGTCTTTAAATAAATAGCCGACAATTCCTCCTCTAAATACGATTTCTTCCATTATTGGAGCTGCAATCCCAATAAGTAAGATAATTAATAATGGGTTTTCACCTGTAAAAAGTTGTCCTATCGCTTCATCATTTGCCGTCTGTGTGACTCCTGTGGCATTAAGCAATAATGTACCACCAATTCCGACAGTCCGAGCAATTAGGGTACCCACTAAGATGTATATAATGTTTTTCTTAGTGAGGAAATCTTTGCTTGGCGTTAAAAAGCCTAACTTTTTACCTAAATACATTAATAAGTAGATATTCCCCACAATAAATATAATTAGAATGAGTACAGCTAGTAAGGATAACTTGTGTGCACCGGTTTCTAAAGAAAAACCTTTTGCTCCACCATAAACAGCCATCCCTATTTGACTGAGTATTGCAAGCCCCAATACAATAAAAAATTTCTTAATATAATTCAAAATTCTTTTCCAACTTTCATTAATAGATTAAATTTAGGGTACTGGAAATTTTTATAACAGAACCCTTTTTATTCTTTTTGAATTCAAATATAGATTATTATTATTCTTTTGCTCGTAAGAAAAAGAGTATAAAGCCATTATCCGATTTTGTAGTAACTGCATTAGTTGGTAACACTGTCAAAATAAAGAACAGTAACCCTATCGCGTATGTCAAAAATGTGAATATTGCACTTCCGCCGCTTTGTTGTAAGGTACTTATTGTTTCTGTGCAGCTAGAAGCAATGGATATGCCCCATAAAACTAAAAATCCTCGCCCTCGTAAACCAGCATCTCGATAGCGTCTCACAGCCATAGCGAGGCTTGGAAGAAATAATGATATCCCAATAAAAGCCATAATAAACAATGGAATAATAAAGCTTTCAAACGTAGAAGCCAAAAAATCAGTTTCGTTTGCACTCCCTGAAATACTCATAGCAGAACCAATTGCTACATAGACAAAAAATATAATTGGAACAAATGAAATAATCATTAAAATTAACGTCATCCACCAATATCCAGCTCGAGTCGTTCTTCCCTTGAAATCAATATATCCAATAAAAAAATCCTTCAATGCTCGTCCAAAACTCACTTGCCCAGGAACTTCATTTATTTTTTCCATAATTAAAAATCCTCCTTCTTCTAAATCAATCATAACAAAATAAAGAATAAAAAGAGAATCCTATAGATTAATTCTCTAATATCCAACCCCAAAATAGCTATTTTATTAGTCACTTGTTCATTATTAATGCTTAAACCATGAGACGAGCATTGTAACAACGAAAGCTAGTATGCATAAGATTATTGTTATGAAAATCTCTTTTCTTTGTTGCTTTTTAGTTTTATCTTCCAAAATTTTAATTCTATTTAAAAAAATAGAACATCCCTGCAATATTTACACCAATACCAATACAAGTGGCTTTTAAAATTGATATTGGTAACTCTGCACCATAATGGCTAATCAAAATTATGAATAAAAAAACTAAATCTGTAATGACTGT encodes:
- a CDS encoding helix-turn-helix transcriptional regulator, which translates into the protein MKKDFGDSINNKVYEFRVLARLSQKELADKIGVSKQTIFVMEKGKYIPTLLLAFRIATFFKVDITDIFSYDLGGAENEN
- a CDS encoding S41 family peptidase, with translation MKIGKRILLGLVAVCALFLGIIYFWGYKFNIYLVPPSPQKYVRVALKNMDELGLFTDSKEWVETKKKTIEETSNAKNYAETIPFLQKAIKVAGGKHSFIEHEEDISKRSITKYIKPKAEIEGNTLILTIPEFTGNNSQASDYANFLESSLHKNNYNGVIVDLRGNRGGDLSPMVLGLSPLLPDGTLFTYVDKSSHSKPVELQNGEINSGGSSTKVSDNKKIKKAPIAVLIDNNTGSSGELTALCFKGIPNVKFLGSDSAGYTSANQTVYLYDGSTLQITSAFVKDRTNNIYKNFPISPDIQTNNAKSSAIEWIKSQIK
- a CDS encoding CPBP family intramembrane glutamic endopeptidase — translated: MNYIKKFFIVLGLAILSQIGMAVYGGAKGFSLETGAHKLSLLAVLILIIFIVGNIYLLMYLGKKLGFLTPSKDFLTKKNIIYILVGTLIARTVGIGGTLLLNATGVTQTANDEAIGQLFTGENPLLIILLIGIAAPIMEEIVFRGGIVGYLFKDLPVVGIIVSSVLFGLMHSPTNIISFLIYGLIGLTCAIAYFKTRRLEVSIAIHFLNNILPALVLAFGIS
- a CDS encoding DUF805 domain-containing protein produces the protein MEKINEVPGQVSFGRALKDFFIGYIDFKGRTTRAGYWWMTLILMIISFVPIIFFVYVAIGSAMSISGSANETDFLASTFESFIIPLFIMAFIGISLFLPSLAMAVRRYRDAGLRGRGFLVLWGISIASSCTETISTLQQSGGSAIFTFLTYAIGLLFFILTVLPTNAVTTKSDNGFILFFLRAKE